One Salvia miltiorrhiza cultivar Shanhuang (shh) chromosome 6, IMPLAD_Smil_shh, whole genome shotgun sequence genomic window, TGCTGCAAGTTGTTTGGTGGATCTAAAGAATGAGAAGGTTAGATTGTCAAATTCCATTATTGGTAATGAAGAAAAAGTTCCTTAAACTAGCCTGAACTGACATTTTGCTTTGTTTCATTTCCTATCTGCATGTCTATAGATCTATAGTGAAAACTGCATTTGTAATTTTTGTGAATCTTTATCCACTCCACAATTTAAAAGAGATTGATTCCTGAAGTTACATACTGAGGAAAATTTATTCCTGGCTGGATAACTCTTGTCCTGCTAAAGTGATAGTATATGATTACATAGTTATACATTTTTGAGCTCTACACTATTTGAAACTTATAGGAAATGGCCTATTTGAAACTTATAGGAAATGTCATCTAGTCCAGAATGTAGCCTCAATGGAATTGGTGCATCCAGTCTGTCTGGAACACTAGCAGCATTTGCAGAACACAGATACCAAGAAGGCATTTGTACGTCAAACATTTTGTTGACATATTTGGTCATGAATGACAATGAGACGATAATTTTCTTCATGCTTTAAAAGCAAGTTTAACAAAAAAAAGACCCCGGTTAGATAGACTCTGTGCAGTGTTGGTCTCCTTTCATTCACTCAGATGCCACATGAGTACTGGAAACTCCGTATCTGCCGAATCCTACATGTAAGCTAATGAGTTTGCTTATCTAACAGGAACATCCCGAGGATAATGATAATTCATGGTCTTTCCCCGCCCCAGCTCCAGCAATTTCGACGTATGTTTTCTCAGCATTTTAATTCACGCTACTTAGTTACTTGGCATATTGATATGAGACCAGTTTTCACAGGCTCGTGCTGGCTGATAATCCTCAGCATTTTCCGCATGGAGAAGCTGCAGTTTCCCCAAATGCTGCTGCACATTGTCGTCAGGATTCCCAGGAGCAGATGGAACAACAAAAAGTTTGCATCGATGTTCAAGATAATCACCATATAAACGTGGCAACACAGAGGTTGCCAAATGAGGATGTAATGAGTAGGATAACGAATAGTGATGTCTCGGGGAGGGGAGGTTCCATAATGTCTCTAGATTTATCCGTTCCCCCACATGGTATGAATTCTTAACCAAGGCACTTTCTTATTTCATTTTCTTGGCACTGTTCTTGTTCTAATGTGGTTTTGACACTGCAGCATCTCATAATATCGACTGCAACCTACCACTTGACGGTGGTTCTGATGAAAATCCACCAGTTGAGACTTCAGAACTTCTTCATGATTCTCTTGGCTCGACTAGTAAGATGAAGGAAGAGATGTTGAGTTTGCCCGTGCAGCACGTAGAAAATGGTTCTCCTGCGAGGGCTGGCAGTGACAAGGGAAAGTGTAGTTTGGATTCTCCTCCTGTGTTAACTTGCAACGCATCCAAAAACAAGTATATTCAGGTAAATTTCCGGACACAATTCTTGCATGTATAtattcatatacatatatatatcaaaatgcAGTTTGTAACGGTAACATTTTAccatcaaaattataaaaaaattgtgtaGTTTCGCttacaataaaatattcaatatgtgtatcaaattaaagaccGTGACAAGGGttttcataaaatttaaattggTTTGAATTGTCATTAATTTGACCTCTTGCATTGAATTTATCTAGAGAATTCAAATccagaattttaaaatatttattatgtatcATATAGATGTTCCGTACTTTTAATAAAGGTTTGAATTGTCATTAATTTGACCTCCGTTTACATTGGATTTATCTAGAGCattttatgtatatttatttaaaatgtcgttcaatttcaatttcgatgctcaccgtgcatcgcacgagcggacATACTAGTTCTTTAGAGAAACTCCGCCTTCCTTTATTGATTATGTTACTCGGAGTTTCAGTTTTTACCTGAGAGCAGAAGTGACAGCGCGGTGCAGCTAGGTAATAACTCGGAGAAAGTGAGCCCTCTCCATCCATCAAGCTTACAGTCTTCAAACTTGATTGGTTTGTCCCTGCAACCAGAGCAGATGGTTGATGGTCGCGCTTCTTTTCCTCTTTCGTGTGAATGGCCCAATGTTGTACAATCAAGAGAATCTTTTCGCAGTCTCCAACAGTCTACTTCAGACCGGACACAATCATTTGCAAGAGACAAGATGATGCTGGACAACATCTTAACTAGAGCAAGAGCTGTGAGAGGAAGCAGAAGCAGCTTCTTGGACAAGTTCGAGTATCCAACCACCTGGTTAGACGAGGAGTTGGATTCTCTCTGGATCGGAGTGAGGAGACATGGAAGAGGCAACTGGGATGCCATACTAGGGGATCGCAGGCTGCACTTCTTACCGTGGAAAACGTCTTGGGACTTAGCTGAAAGGTGGCAGGTAGAACAGTCCCGCCTCTTATCCAGTATGCCCGTTTCTCTGAGAAGATACACGAGCCCTCCAGATTTCTCGTCCGAAAGCATCTTGCGTCATCCACGGCCAGAACCCCAGGTGGATGAAGTCCGTCTTTCCCTTGGACTTCCGCTCCATTTCATGAATAATAAGACGAAAGGTGACGTGCAGAGGCCAGTTACAAACACTGGTGTAGGGGACGAGTCTTCCTCTAGTGCTGGACTCACAAAGGGAAGCTTGCCGCACTGGCTTAGAACATTGGCTGAAATTCCACCCGGGCTGGCCGGTGGGCCCCACGTTGTCCCATCAGGTTGCCACCCTGGACCTGCGTGGCTTAACCAACCTGGTTCCAACTCCGGTGCAGCTCCTCAGCAACCATGGCTGAGCAAAAGATACATCTCTGCTCAAAGAAGACCTGAGCCACAGAATGGTGGAAAGGCTCCTTGCTCGGGTTTTGCCTTGGTCGTAGAAGACGAGCATCCGGCTGGTAAGCAGGAAGACTTGATCATCATACCAAGTGACGCCTCGTCTGAGGAGACGATCTCGGACGACCATAGCATTAGACCTTAGTTAGAAGATGACCTTGAGTTGGGAAGAAACTGCATCTTTATTTGAGTATCTGATTCTCAGTGGTGAGGATGTGTTTCATCTCTTGTATAGCTGCTCTATACAATTGCTTGAAGCTCTGAAAATCTTGCTCTGATGCATTACCATGTGAAAAaggggcaaaaaaaaaaaaaaaaaaaaacactgaTGCATGGAGTTTGGAGTTGTGAATATCCATGCATTTACAAATGTGATTTTAATCTTGAAAAGATTAGAAATGTTGTACATTTGTGTTTATGCAGGTAGCTATTGTTTTAAGACAAGTATTTGATAATGTAGTTTAGTTGCTTTTCTTATAAACTAtgctattttctttttaattccagtttttgTTTCTCATGGAAAGATGTAGAATGCATATTTGAAAGATTGCAAATTTACTCGTTAATAGTTCTTCTATCAATTTAAAAAGTGGataaatttctaattttttttatttaatattattaatctataaaaaaatttgaagtCATTCAACAACTAGAATGGCCAATAAAGACACATTGCCCTGAATGAAGTggataaatatctaaaaaaaaatatttaatattattaatctactccctccgtcccgcgagtcttgacacgtttgggttcgacacgagaattaaggagttgtagattagtgttttaagtgtgcaattaataaagtataaaattgataaagtatgagagagtgtaataaaagtgataaagtaggagatagaatataataaaggtgataaagtaggagagataaggtaataattattaccaaaaaaggaaacgtgtcaagattcgtgggacggcccaaaaaggaaaacgtgtcaagattcgtgggacggagggagtataaaaaaaattgaagtcaTTTAACAACTACAATTGCCAATAAAGACACACTGCCCTGAATACAATACTTCATtcattcaaaaataataatcttaaaaaataattgatgcgaattttaataaaaatgattagtATTTTGTGAATGGAGAAATGATTTCACTTAAAAACTAGTgttaatagtaataattaattatattgtgagtgaaaaaattATCAAACTTATTTTTATGAACATCCTAAAATAataagggattatagccaaaaaatacacaaactttgataAAAAGGGCAAAAAATacctgaacttgcaatgattgaactccgtcgaggtgaaatttacaacaaaaaatataagttcaggtatactttggctaatttgaaagttcaggtgaaaattgtaacttttatcaaagttcgtgtattttttggctataatcccaaataataaaaataaattaatttttgtggacaaacTTGAGTAATTTGACCGGCGGTTCGACTCAAACTCAAAACTCTAACTCGGACCGGTGGTGACGAGTCGACACGACAACCGCCTTaaaactttatatatattttccccGAGCCCTCGCAGAACTCAAATATTACAAAAACGCCCACAGACTTCGCTAATCAAAGCAATAAAGTTTAGAATTTAGCGCGCGCTTATTTTCGAGTCTTccgatcttctccttcttctccttcGTCGCgaaggaaaacataaagtatGGGGGGCTCCGCCGGTGCGACTTCTGCCGCCGTATTGTTTGTTTTGGCTTTGATCTCCGCCGCTTCTATCGCCGCCGATGTGGAAGCAATCTCCGGTAACTAATTCTCGCcgaatttgtgtgtgtgtgtgtgtgtgtgttttaattttagttttgtGGAATTGGTTTTTGATATGGTTTTGCGGAATTAGGTTTTGTTCCCAGGCGGCGTGTTACTGAGTGGTAGTGCTGGGGTGCGAGGTTGTGGTTTTGTGATAATGCGTGGAAATGAAGCTAGAGAAAAT contains:
- the LOC130987705 gene encoding uncharacterized protein LOC130987705 isoform X1; translated protein: MGSKVVVTYKRKRLFSRSDHSLLNLHTNTSCESAKSKTSDNFPNNTGFGSHAYSKDTGGEDVLQCENRDSHCCSQWSEKQARKLDMLPSECTEQKDSPVSVETQKHTSEKNCSPNADAKQIICHPNLNKTPEVRYDIDSSGRSNAVKSGEEFEDCKKILTVSQLPDACSGAEPDPICLKTSAGINHSCQMKGTCTHEASTLAETDKFNTDQYSSLCNNSGMKRKLSSSLITFCRRSKRNTADIAAKSAILPAASCLVDLKNEKEHPEDNDNSWSFPAPAPAISTLVLADNPQHFPHGEAAVSPNAAAHCRQDSQEQMEQQKVCIDVQDNHHINVATQRLPNEDVMSRITNSDVSGRGGSIMSLDLSVPPHASHNIDCNLPLDGGSDENPPVETSELLHDSLGSTSKMKEEMLSLPVQHVENGSPARAGSDKGKCSLDSPPVLTCNASKNKYIQFLPESRSDSAVQLGNNSEKVSPLHPSSLQSSNLIGLSLQPEQMVDGRASFPLSCEWPNVVQSRESFRSLQQSTSDRTQSFARDKMMLDNILTRARAVRGSRSSFLDKFEYPTTWLDEELDSLWIGVRRHGRGNWDAILGDRRLHFLPWKTSWDLAERWQVEQSRLLSSMPVSLRRYTSPPDFSSESILRHPRPEPQVDEVRLSLGLPLHFMNNKTKGDVQRPVTNTGVGDESSSSAGLTKGSLPHWLRTLAEIPPGLAGGPHVVPSGCHPGPAWLNQPGSNSGAAPQQPWLSKRYISAQRRPEPQNGGKAPCSGFALVVEDEHPAGKQEDLIIIPSDASSEETISDDHSIRP
- the LOC130987705 gene encoding uncharacterized protein LOC130987705 isoform X2, whose product is MNIIDCRMSCAAKSHAYSKDTGGEDVLQCENRDSHCCSQWSEKQARKLDMLPSECTEQKDSPVSVETQKHTSEKNCSPNADAKQIICHPNLNKTPEVRYDIDSSGRSNAVKSGEEFEDCKKILTVSQLPDACSGAEPDPICLKTSAGINHSCQMKGTCTHEASTLAETDKFNTDQYSSLCNNSGMKRKLSSSLITFCRRSKRNTADIAAKSAILPAASCLVDLKNEKEHPEDNDNSWSFPAPAPAISTLVLADNPQHFPHGEAAVSPNAAAHCRQDSQEQMEQQKVCIDVQDNHHINVATQRLPNEDVMSRITNSDVSGRGGSIMSLDLSVPPHASHNIDCNLPLDGGSDENPPVETSELLHDSLGSTSKMKEEMLSLPVQHVENGSPARAGSDKGKCSLDSPPVLTCNASKNKYIQFLPESRSDSAVQLGNNSEKVSPLHPSSLQSSNLIGLSLQPEQMVDGRASFPLSCEWPNVVQSRESFRSLQQSTSDRTQSFARDKMMLDNILTRARAVRGSRSSFLDKFEYPTTWLDEELDSLWIGVRRHGRGNWDAILGDRRLHFLPWKTSWDLAERWQVEQSRLLSSMPVSLRRYTSPPDFSSESILRHPRPEPQVDEVRLSLGLPLHFMNNKTKGDVQRPVTNTGVGDESSSSAGLTKGSLPHWLRTLAEIPPGLAGGPHVVPSGCHPGPAWLNQPGSNSGAAPQQPWLSKRYISAQRRPEPQNGGKAPCSGFALVVEDEHPAGKQEDLIIIPSDASSEETISDDHSIRP
- the LOC130987705 gene encoding uncharacterized protein LOC130987705 isoform X3, with amino-acid sequence MLPSECTEQKDSPVSVETQKHTSEKNCSPNADAKQIICHPNLNKTPEVRYDIDSSGRSNAVKSGEEFEDCKKILTVSQLPDACSGAEPDPICLKTSAGINHSCQMKGTCTHEASTLAETDKFNTDQYSSLCNNSGMKRKLSSSLITFCRRSKRNTADIAAKSAILPAASCLVDLKNEKEHPEDNDNSWSFPAPAPAISTLVLADNPQHFPHGEAAVSPNAAAHCRQDSQEQMEQQKVCIDVQDNHHINVATQRLPNEDVMSRITNSDVSGRGGSIMSLDLSVPPHASHNIDCNLPLDGGSDENPPVETSELLHDSLGSTSKMKEEMLSLPVQHVENGSPARAGSDKGKCSLDSPPVLTCNASKNKYIQFLPESRSDSAVQLGNNSEKVSPLHPSSLQSSNLIGLSLQPEQMVDGRASFPLSCEWPNVVQSRESFRSLQQSTSDRTQSFARDKMMLDNILTRARAVRGSRSSFLDKFEYPTTWLDEELDSLWIGVRRHGRGNWDAILGDRRLHFLPWKTSWDLAERWQVEQSRLLSSMPVSLRRYTSPPDFSSESILRHPRPEPQVDEVRLSLGLPLHFMNNKTKGDVQRPVTNTGVGDESSSSAGLTKGSLPHWLRTLAEIPPGLAGGPHVVPSGCHPGPAWLNQPGSNSGAAPQQPWLSKRYISAQRRPEPQNGGKAPCSGFALVVEDEHPAGKQEDLIIIPSDASSEETISDDHSIRP